Below is a genomic region from Flavobacterium ginsengisoli.
GGCTACCAATCCTAAGATAATGATGCTGTTAAGTTTATTAATTTTCAAGAATGCAGAATTTTAAGAGTGTAATATTAATCAATTTTAGCCTGAAAATAAGCGATTAACAAGTCATTAACAAACGTTTGAAAGCGGTTAACAGCGATTTGTTTTTGTCTGAATTACCTTTGTAATATCAAAATGAACTACAAACCATTTTAAATATATCAGTTATGAAAATGATCAAAATTTCGATGTTAGCTTTGGCTTTAGGCCTAATGTCTTTTTCGGCAATTGCGCCAGTACAATCTTTAGTTTCAGATAATGAAATTTCAGAAACTGCTGCAGCTTCTACAATTGTTTGGAAAGCAGAAACAATTGATGTAGGACAAATTCCGCAAGGAACTCCAAAAGCAATTGTATACGAATTTAAAAATACAGGAAAAACAGCTGTAGTTATTACAAGCGTACAAGGATCTTGCGGATGTACAGCTACAGATTACACAAAAGAACCAATTCAGCCAGGTAAATCTGCAAAAGTTACTGCAACTTACAATGCCGCAAATAAAGGTGCTTTTACAAAAACAGT
It encodes:
- a CDS encoding DUF1573 domain-containing protein; translated protein: MKMIKISMLALALGLMSFSAIAPVQSLVSDNEISETAAASTIVWKAETIDVGQIPQGTPKAIVYEFKNTGKTAVVITSVQGSCGCTATDYTKEPIQPGKSAKVTATYNAANKGAFTKTVTVTTSAETTPKVLTLKGTVI